A stretch of Solenopsis invicta isolate M01_SB chromosome 9, UNIL_Sinv_3.0, whole genome shotgun sequence DNA encodes these proteins:
- the LOC120358702 gene encoding uncharacterized protein LOC120358702, translated as MGRRAQPLPIVPPREEGGAPLNLVGRHGGRERHHGRRRVDAPVAQPSRGYPVPVAVVRQRRRELVADRDALVERAANVATIADLEAYAASVAAWFGEDATEGAGGAAPGVQGRPNRRRNAGARRGARGGVPPGGEGDSRAGQASLGPATSQEEHGGWVREAKRLQALYRTNRRKAVREILQGPADLCQVPRQQVQEYFERLYRGGEDLAGGGVQAEPTDPSDVAGEFEYLADPFTERVVDRRLRRMNNSAPGPDGIAYKDLRARDPGARLLTAVFNACLRLEVVPASWKTSSTLLIHKKDDPNVLENWRPLALGDTVPKLFAALLADRLTDWSVDHGRLSPAQKGFLRDEGCYEHNFVLQEILTDARRTRRQAVVAWLDLSNAFGSVPHAVIRRALAGAAVPRRLIAIWESMYDGCTTRVRTADGYTAPIPIRSGVKQGCPLSPIVFNIAINSVVHAATEMNVGIRPSWAIVFRAGLRGRHCTPVIDARGNGTTASCSGEGGSVGGAAVQPCKMRHPAHRCGQWRQGPADVIPSPGPTDSPPCRRRALYAPRHSNGILR; from the coding sequence ATGGGTCGGCGGGCGCAACCGTTACCCATCGTGCCACCCCGTGAGGAAGGCGGAGCACCTCTGAACCTTGTCGGTCGTCACGGGGGCCGGGAGCGGCACCACGGTCGGCGGCGCGTCGACGCACCGGTCGCTCAGCCGTCTCGGGGCTACCCCGTGCCTGTTGCTGTCGTCAGGCAGCGCAGGCGCGAGTTGGTGGCCGACCGAGACGCGCTGGTCGAACGGGCGGCGAACGTCGCTACGATTGCTGACCTGGAGGCGTACGCGGCTTCGGTCGCTGCGTGGTTCGGGGAGGACGCAACGGAAGGGGCCGGCGGTGCCGCGCCCGGCGTCCAAGGCCGGCCAAATCGGCGGCGGAACGCCGGGGCGCGTCGGGGGGCGAGGGGAGGTGTGCCTCCGGGGGGAGAGGGTGACAGTCGTGCGGGGCAAGCTTCACTTGGCCCCGCGACGTCACAGGAGGAGCACGGGGGCTGGGTGCGCGAGGCCAAGCGCTTACAGGCGCTGTACAGGACAAACCGTCGCAAGGCAGTGCGAGAGATCCTCCAGGGGCCTGCTGACCTCTGCCAGGTGCCCAGGCAGCAGGTTCAGGAATATTTCGAGCGCTTGTACCGCGGCGGGGAGGATCTGGCCGGCGGCGGCGTGCAGGCTGAGCCCACTGACCCCTCGGACGTAGCGGGGGAGTTCGAATACCTCGCGGATCCCTTCACGGAGAGAGTGGTGGATCGCCGGCTCCGGCGTATGAATAACTCAGCGCCCGGACCCGACGGTATCGCCTACAAGGACCTTCGTGCCAGGGACCCGGGGGCGCGGCTCCTCACCGCAGTATTCAATGCGTGTCTGCGTCTTGAGGTAGTCCCCGCGTCGTGGAAGACCTCCAGCACTCTTCTTATCCATAAGAAGGACGACCCAAACGTGTTGGAGAACTGGCGCCCTCTCGCCTTGGGGGACACTGTCCCTAAGCTTTTCGCCGCGCTTTTGGCTGACCGCCTAACCGACTGGTCGGTCGACCACGGCCGTCTCAGTCCCGCTCAAAAGGGCTTCCTGAGGGACGAGGGGTGCTACGAACACAATTTCGTCCTCCAGGAGATCCTGACTGACGCGCGGAGGACTCGGAGGCAGGCGGTCGTCGCGTGGCTGGACCTGTCCAATGCGTTTGGATCGGTCCCGCACGCGGTGATCCGCCGTGCTCTAGCTGGAGCGGCGGTGCCACGGAGACTCATAGCGATATGGGAATCCATGTACGATGGCTGCACGACGCGTGTGCGCACCGCCGACGGCTACACGGCGCCCATCCCCATTCGCTCGGGGGTCAAACAGGGTTGTCCGCTAAGTCCAATCGTCTTCAACATCGCGATCAACTCGGTGGTGCATGCCGCCACCGAGATGAATGTCGGGATACGCCCTTCATGGGCAATCGTTTTCCGCGCTGGCTTACGCGGACGACATTGCACTCCTGTCATCGACGCCCGAGGGAATGGGACAACTGCTTCGTGCAGTGGAGAGGGAGGCAGCGTCGGTGGGGCTGCGGTTCAACCCTGCAAAATGCGCCACCCTGCACATCGGTGCGGGCAATGGCGGCAGGGTCCTGCCGACGTCATTCCGTCTCCAGGGCCAACCGATTCGCCCCCTTGCAGACGGCGAGCCTTATACGCACCTCGGCATTCCAACGGGATTCTCCGTTGA
- the LOC120358703 gene encoding uncharacterized protein LOC120358703 — translation MATFILPRLDFLLRGARVQKSPLTAADRVLRRYAKSWLNLPQRASAEGVYMPPRWGGCGLLPLSDLADVLSVAHVFRMLTAGDAAVRTLAWQSLRGVVQRRIGYAPAGDEIANFLSGSLEGRLRGGGEASLWSRARNAAQRQSERLSLRWRWVPETEEMILECRGPRGATVKIPPGARAQVVGRLRSAVAEYYASTLLAKRDQGKVFEVSSRCRVSNHFIRGGSFTRFADWRFIHKARLDVLPLNGARRWGDGDKRCRRCGEVSETLPHVLCHCGVHSAAIQLRHNAVLHRLWKACRMPGEKRVNQRIEGIDGELGELRPDLVIRHEPSKSVVICDVTVPFENRWEAFEDARARKIAKYSPLAEELQRRGYRVVVTAFVVGALGSWDPRNEAVLRLLRIGTPYASLMRRLMVSDTIRWSRDIYVEHVSGTRQYRAPPRPAGGGFATPPRAIRRRWLADEVERHDAIACVNVA, via the coding sequence ATGGCTACCTTCATCCTGCCGCGTCTCGATTTCTTATTACGGGGGGCCAGAGTTCAGAAGAGTCCCCTCACGGCCGCTGACAGGGTGTTACGCCGTTATGCCAAGTCCTGGCTGAACCTCCCTCAGCGCGCGAGTGCGGAGGGGGTCTACATGCCTCCCCGCTGGGGTGGATGTGGCCTCCTTCCGCTCTCCGATCTCGCCGACGTGCTGTCCGTCGCTCACGTCTTCCGTATGCTTACGGCTGGCGACGCGGCGGTCAGGACGCTGGCGTGGCAGTCGCTGAGGGGAGTGGTCCAGCGTAGGATAGGCTACGCCCCTGCTGGCGACGAGATCGCCAACTTCCTCTCCGGCTCGCTGGAGGGACGGCTGAGGGGTGGAGGGGAGGCTTCCCTCTGGTCCAGGGCGAGAAACGCCGCGCAGCGTCAGTCCGAGAGGTTGTCCCTGCGGTGGCGGTGGGTTCCTGAGACGGAGGAGATGATCTTGGAGTGCCGGGGTCCCAGAGGCGCCACGGTGAAGATTCCGCCTGGTGCGCGCGCCCAGGTAGTGGGTCGGTTGCGCTCAGCTGTAGCGGAATATTACGCGAGTACCTTGCTCGCGAAGCGAGATCAGGGTAAGGTCTTCGAGGTGTCGTCGCGGTGCCGAGTGAGCAATCACTTTATCCGTGGCGGCAGCTTTACCCGCTTCGCCGATTGGCGTTTTATCCACAAGGCGCGGCTGGACGTGCTCCCTCTCAACGGCGCGCGCCGTTGGGGGGATGGAGACAAGCGCTGTCGTCGTTGCGGGGAAGTATCGGAGACATTACCCCACGTGCTCTGCCACTGCGGCGTCCACTCTGCCGCAATACAGCTGAGGCACAATGCCGTCTTGCACCGCCTCTGGAAGGCTTGTCGTATGCCGGGGGAAAAGCGGGTAAACCAGCGGATCGAGGGGATCGACGGGGAACTTGGCGAGCTACGACCTGATCTCGTGATCAGGCACGAGCCCTCCAAGAGTGTCGTCATATGCGACGTGACGGTGCCCTTTGAGAACCGTTGGGAGGCTTTCGAGGACGCTAGGGCGAGGAAAATAGCCAAGTACTCGCCACTAGCTGAGGAGCTCCAGCGCAGGGGGTACCGTGTGGTCGTGACGGCCTTCGTCGTCGGTGCCCTCGGGTCATGGGATCCGAGAAACGAAGCGGTGCTGAGACTGCTGCGGATTGGCACCCCGTACGCGTCACTGATGCGCCGTCTGATGGTCTCGGATACCATCCGCTGGTCCAGGGACATATACGTGGAGCACGTGTCTGGCACTCGCCAGTACCGGGCTCCTCCTCGCCCCGCCGGCGGTGGATTTGCGACGCCGCCTCGGGCCATTCGCCGACGCTGGCTCGCCGACGAAGTAGAGCGGCACGACGCGATTGCGTGTGTGAATGTCGCGTAA